The following is a genomic window from Nitrospirota bacterium.
GCATATGTCCTGAATGCGCCCAAAGACTGTATCCCAAGGAATATGCTTTTTTGTTAAGCAAACAGGGAGACAAAACGGATAAGGTTTAGCAAATGCAGTGCTTAATGATTACAACAGCATAGAGCAGATAAATGGTTTACCGCATATTCATGTGGCATTGGTGCAGCCCTGTCCGGTATGTCAACGTCTTTAAGAGTCTTCTGTATATCTCGATTGACGTTGATTCACAAATGTGTCCATAATACAAAACAATGACATGTTTAACGCACTAATAGTGAAGGAGATGCGATGGGCGATATAAAGTTTAGCGACAATTACAATGATCTTTGTCAGCAGCATGGTGTCAGCGCCGGCTTTCAGTTCGAATTCTACTGTGAACGCTGCAGTGACACCTGGCGGACCGAATTTGTTCCATACCGGGGAGGTCAGGCCTCAGGATGGCTTGGCAAGGCTGCCGGAATGCTTGGCGGCGTGCTCGGCAATGTCGGAGATGCCGTGGAGGGGCTGGCTCAGTCAGGCTGGGGAACGGCCAGGGACGATGCCTTTAAGAATGCCGTGGACCAGGCCAGGAAACACTTTCACCGCTGTGCAAAATGTTTTCAGTATAGCTGCGACGTATGTTGGAATAAAGATAAGGGCCTCTGCCTCAACTGCGCGCCTGATGCGGAAGTGGAGATCGATTCTGCCATAGCGGAGGGTGAGATCGCCGCCGTCCGCGAGAAGGCGGTGGAAGAAGGTATGAAGCGCGGCAAACAGAGGGATGTTACCAGGAGCCGGCAGCTTGTCTGTCCTGACTGCAATACGGAGACACACGGAGCAAAATTCTGTCCGAATTGCGGAAAACAGCTGGCAACTTCGGTAACCTGCCCGGGCTGTTCTTATGAGGCGTCGCCAGGCACAAAATTTTGTCCGGAATGCGGGAAGAAGATGGCATAATAATCGGATTTTGCGATTGAGTTTATTTACGCAGGTCGCGTAACAACCGCTGGAATTCCCTGGATTCCGTAAGTATCCGGCCTGCTGCAGCCCGCAGATTATCTACATCCTCAGGTGCCAGGGCGAAAGAAGTAGAAAGCCGCTTGAAATACCCGCGTTCTATTTCGTCCTGCAGCGCATCAAACTTGACCTCTACGATATAGAACTGCATATCTCCGCAGGAACCCGGATCTGTCGAGGCTGTTTTCCCGATGCAGCGCTGTGCGCGGACCTGCTCGGCCCATTCCTTCAGATTCTCCTTCAGAAGCGCTATGGTCTCGACATTGTACCGCTCTATGGCAATTGTCGAATAGGATTCAAGCATTGCGGCTAATGCCGGAGGACTCTCCATCCTATCCAATTTGGAATCAGGCTGGGTTTCGGCGTTGACCACAATGAAGATAACCTTGTGGACATTTTCATGATGCGTATTTCGTATCGTTTTCCAGAAGTCCCCTCTGAAGATTATCCTGTCAACAATTGCCCTGAGGCCCAGGTTGTCTGCAACGCCGCCGTCGATAAGATGGAGATAGGGTTTTCTTTCGGGATCAAGATAGGGCTTAATGCTATTGACGAGGTGGATCTGCCGGTCTGTTACATCGTGTTCCCTCAGAACGCGATCGACGGGTTCAGGGATTGTATAATTACAGCTCCCTGCATAATTCCGCACGGTCACGGGACTCAGGATAACGGGCACTGCCGAGGAGGCGGCAACAGCCCGTGCCACAGGAAAATTCGTAAGATCCGAGCAGATCATGTCGAACATGTCCTGGGTAAATCCGACCCTCACGCCGTATGTCATGTCGGTGGCATTAATGATAATCATCGGACCTTTCCGGGCCGCGATATCGCCGATGGTGCCTCCGTCGAAGATATACCTGTCGTAATACTCGGCGGCCAAATCACTGCGGTCGAAATAGGGTGAAAGAAGACGCGCCACGTTTACCGGGTTGAAAATTTTTGAGAGGATTTCTCCCTGAATATTTTTTTTCAGGAAACTGCCTTCAAAATCCTGGAAGATTCGATCGCCAAAAAGACCGTAATAACCGGCAGTGAAACTCCCACCGGAAACGCTCGATATGGTGTCAACTTCATCCAGGAGTCTTCGTTCTTTTCCCTCTGTCACGATTACGGTATTGGCAAGCACTTCAAGCACTCCGTATGAAAATGCGGCTGCCCTGGTTCCGCCCCCTGATAGGGTCAGAAAAATAAGCATGTCATCGGATTTTCCGGGCATTCTCATGCTTTTGGCCCGGTACCCGGCTGCCGGGTTATATTCCTTGAGAGGCTGATTTGCAGGATAATGTGCACATCCGGGGATGAGAATCGAGGCCAGAAGAGCGACAGCAAGGAAGTATATTACTCTCCCCTGCATAAACGCTCCCTGAGGAAAAACGCCGGTCTGTTCAAGGTGTTCTGTTCCGCCCGCTTTTCTGCATGGTACGGTTTTTTGCTTACGGTAAAGGCTGCTGCGGTATCGACCTCAGAAGGGCTCAAAACCAAACCGCTGGCCGCTTACGCTTGCCTCTGCCATGAATCCGGCGGTTGGAAGTATAAAGACCGCCACACCGTCCGTGTAGGTTCCTGCTTTCCCTACGCCTTCGGTTACGACTATGGCGGACAGTTGAGCTCCCATCTCGAAACGGCCATTTTTAAAGTCCTCAGCGCGGTCTTTGTCACGAAAAAAAACGATCTCCCGGTATGCCTGTCCGCCGATCTGGGCACCGGCGCTCAGCTGAGTAATGCTCACTTTTCCTATTGCTTTTCCGTTTTCAAAGAACCATCCCCTCCCATATCCTACGCCCCCTATGAAAGCGCCCTTGCCGACTGTCGGTAATACCGCATAGGCGTACGCCTTGTCAAAATATATTTGCAGGCTTGGATCGATCGACAGGAGCCGGCTTATCGTATCTTTTACGGCACGCTCTTCTTCCTCCCTGTCCCGAGGATCCCAACCGCCGTATGCGGACGAAAGAAGAAGAATTAAAACAAAAGCCATGCTTGACATGATGATTCTTTTCATTTTCCACCTCGTTATGAGAAATAAGTCTGCGTGACAGTCTGCACGTCACCTGCTTTTCATTATATGCTGGCGGCGGTGCGGTGTCAAAGCCGGCCTGCCAAAAAGTCTGGCATTCAGCTGCCCCTTTTCAGGTTCAGACGGCATAACAGCCTTAATTTCCCCTTACGGATAAGGGAAACGATGGCAGGTCCTGTTTAATGCTCTCTTGCTATTGAAACAATGCGTGATACAATGTGTTTAATAACCGAGTGAGGATGCTCCCTTGGTAATGTTACCAAGAGACGTTTTAGACGCCGGGGAGGTAGTATGAAGATACGCAGAGTCATAAATCGGTCAGTCTGTCTCCTTGTCATATTAATTCTTACACTGCCGCTGCAGTCATTGGCGCAGGATGCGGGGGGAGGAGCTCAATACGGGTCGTTCAGCAGGGAGCAGCTTGCGCAGATGCTGGCACCCGTTGCCCTGTTCCCCGATGCACTTTTGTCTCAGATACTGATGGCCGCCACATATCCACTCGAGGTGGTAGAGGCTGACCGGTGGGTGAAGAAGAATGCAGGTCTTGAGGGCGATGAGCTGGATCAAGCCCTTGTGGACAAAGAGTGGGATCCGAGTGTTAAGTCTCTCTGCCATTTCCCTTCTATTGTCAGTTCAATGAGCGATAAGATAGCACAGACAACCAGACTTGGCGATGCCTTTCTCGGACAACAGGCTGATGTTATGGCCATGATCCAGGAATTGAGGGAGAAGGCCCGCGAGACAGGGAACCTCACTTCCACGAAAGAGCAGAAGGTGACCGTCGAAAGAGAGACGATCATCATCGAACCGTCTACCCCCGAAGTGGTTTATGTCCCGTCATATGACCCTTATTATGTCTACGGACCCTGGTGGTATCCTGCCTATCCTCCCTATTATTGGTGGCCAGGACCTGCGGTCATAGGCGCCGGCCTGGTTTTCTGGCCCGGCATCTATGTCGGCATTTCTGCGAGTTCCTGGTGCTATTTTGATTGGTATAACCATATTATCGTACTTGACTGGGGCAGAACTCACAGGTTTCATCGTCACCGCGGCGATAGAGATGGTAGTGACAGGTGGCATCATGATTCAGAGCACCGCAGAGGCGTTGCATACCGGGACAGGGAGACGGCCAGAAAATTTGGCCAGGCTGCTGAACGATCCCGTGAGTCGAGACGTGAACTTCGCGGTTTTCCTGAACGCCGGATCATGGACAGTCAGACACGGGAGACGACCCGGAGGGATACGGAAAGAACTCCTTTGAGAAGCGGCGGGACAGTCCGCCCGGAAAAGGGCAGAGTCCGT
Proteins encoded in this region:
- a CDS encoding zinc ribbon domain-containing protein, with the translated sequence MGDIKFSDNYNDLCQQHGVSAGFQFEFYCERCSDTWRTEFVPYRGGQASGWLGKAAGMLGGVLGNVGDAVEGLAQSGWGTARDDAFKNAVDQARKHFHRCAKCFQYSCDVCWNKDKGLCLNCAPDAEVEIDSAIAEGEIAAVREKAVEEGMKRGKQRDVTRSRQLVCPDCNTETHGAKFCPNCGKQLATSVTCPGCSYEASPGTKFCPECGKKMA
- a CDS encoding patatin-like phospholipase family protein produces the protein MQGRVIYFLAVALLASILIPGCAHYPANQPLKEYNPAAGYRAKSMRMPGKSDDMLIFLTLSGGGTRAAAFSYGVLEVLANTVIVTEGKERRLLDEVDTISSVSGGSFTAGYYGLFGDRIFQDFEGSFLKKNIQGEILSKIFNPVNVARLLSPYFDRSDLAAEYYDRYIFDGGTIGDIAARKGPMIIINATDMTYGVRVGFTQDMFDMICSDLTNFPVARAVAASSAVPVILSPVTVRNYAGSCNYTIPEPVDRVLREHDVTDRQIHLVNSIKPYLDPERKPYLHLIDGGVADNLGLRAIVDRIIFRGDFWKTIRNTHHENVHKVIFIVVNAETQPDSKLDRMESPPALAAMLESYSTIAIERYNVETIALLKENLKEWAEQVRAQRCIGKTASTDPGSCGDMQFYIVEVKFDALQDEIERGYFKRLSTSFALAPEDVDNLRAAAGRILTESREFQRLLRDLRK
- a CDS encoding lipid-binding SYLF domain-containing protein is translated as MKRIIMSSMAFVLILLLSSAYGGWDPRDREEEERAVKDTISRLLSIDPSLQIYFDKAYAYAVLPTVGKGAFIGGVGYGRGWFFENGKAIGKVSITQLSAGAQIGGQAYREIVFFRDKDRAEDFKNGRFEMGAQLSAIVVTEGVGKAGTYTDGVAVFILPTAGFMAEASVSGQRFGFEPF
- a CDS encoding DUF3300 domain-containing protein, giving the protein MKIRRVINRSVCLLVILILTLPLQSLAQDAGGGAQYGSFSREQLAQMLAPVALFPDALLSQILMAATYPLEVVEADRWVKKNAGLEGDELDQALVDKEWDPSVKSLCHFPSIVSSMSDKIAQTTRLGDAFLGQQADVMAMIQELREKARETGNLTSTKEQKVTVERETIIIEPSTPEVVYVPSYDPYYVYGPWWYPAYPPYYWWPGPAVIGAGLVFWPGIYVGISASSWCYFDWYNHIIVLDWGRTHRFHRHRGDRDGSDRWHHDSEHRRGVAYRDRETARKFGQAAERSRESRRELRGFPERRIMDSQTRETTRRDTERTPLRSGGTVRPEKGRVREQIDRGVRPVIPKRENVFDGGGDARRESMESERGRSSREGAGQSTGESRGNDGGRSQGRSKGLNSGQDGRGELRRMGR